In Nitrobacteraceae bacterium AZCC 1564, the following proteins share a genomic window:
- a CDS encoding signal transduction histidine kinase/CheY-like chemotaxis protein (product_source=COG0642/COG0784; cath_funfam=1.10.287.130,3.30.565.10,3.40.50.2300; cog=COG0642,COG0784; pfam=PF00512,PF02518,PF06490,PF19443; smart=SM00387,SM00388; superfamily=52172,55781,55874; transmembrane_helix_parts=Outside_1_5,TMhelix_6_28,Inside_29_241,TMhelix_242_264,Outside_265_849), with amino-acid sequence MKPSYYTSIIVLLLLGALTWLLMSGLNLNSTRFDEEMRALDDFLRFERGLHREVLTARAGLSRNYDALVRMSGSVQDALQRLRTAAGPNAPEVEAIAALEARAGREFDLIEQFKTKNALLQNSISYFGVLTTRLVASDNKPLASAATRLAGAMLLLTIDTSPMTMDTVQDRLNELSSIDWPAGDHDSIAAILAHGGMLRNLLPDINTLLRALVSEADNRQQDTVRAMIVKRQLAARASARKYRIWLYATSLLLVVFLVILGFQLRKRAVALRRQAAFERMITDISMGFISSQHHELAASVERALRRLAKFIEADRAYFVLAEPAIAYQWARNGAEFPKDWSAPMLDHAFRLDAGKDGIIRTSGFTPTHAPERDLLAATGLQSWLCVRSIGKRSDAILGFDGLNARALGSREDSALFRMAFDAIANAVDRALLEQEKEKLEASLQRAERMETIGTFASGIAHNFNNIVAAIHGYTEIAETRIALGKDPGKSLIEIHRASERARELVDQILRFGRRGEGRRRAVSVKALICEATSLLSASLPRHITLAVTDTSDTIMLSGEAAQLQQVILNLCNNAAQAMTGPGTINIHIGVEELTQARQVGRKYLPPGRYATVAISDPGKGMDKSTLERVFEPFFTTRAEGNGLGLATVREIVEDHKGAIEVESTVGVGTRFTIWLPSTGAPHVIAPPAQHGVSEADFGRAVMVLDPDQERLLRHEEIVAALGFEPIGFTTCRDAKDACHSGKTDFDAALVFHETGSSALHTAALLHDAAPQLPIILATSSTRNLDASQLASSGVVELVRYPLTSTELANALSRCLSPSAELVWLSRDHRACTYQPADAAKTQIASAIRK; translated from the coding sequence ATGAAGCCGAGCTATTATACGAGCATTATTGTCCTGCTGCTGCTCGGGGCGTTGACCTGGCTATTGATGAGCGGCTTGAACCTGAATTCCACCCGTTTTGACGAGGAGATGCGGGCGCTGGATGATTTCCTACGCTTCGAGCGTGGGCTGCATCGTGAGGTGTTGACTGCGCGGGCGGGTCTGTCGCGCAACTACGATGCGCTGGTACGTATGAGCGGTTCTGTTCAGGATGCACTCCAAAGGCTGCGCACGGCGGCTGGCCCCAACGCGCCCGAGGTCGAGGCGATCGCGGCGCTTGAAGCACGGGCGGGGCGGGAATTCGATCTGATCGAGCAGTTCAAGACCAAGAATGCGTTGCTGCAGAATTCAATTTCTTATTTCGGTGTACTGACCACACGTCTGGTGGCCTCCGATAACAAGCCGCTAGCCAGCGCCGCCACGCGGCTTGCGGGCGCGATGCTGCTGCTCACCATCGACACCTCGCCGATGACGATGGATACTGTGCAGGATCGCCTCAACGAATTGTCCAGCATCGACTGGCCGGCGGGCGACCACGACTCCATCGCGGCCATTCTTGCCCATGGAGGAATGCTGCGGAATCTTCTGCCGGACATCAATACGCTGTTGAGGGCGCTGGTCAGCGAGGCGGATAACCGTCAGCAGGATACGGTGCGGGCGATGATCGTGAAGCGTCAGCTCGCGGCGCGGGCCTCCGCGCGTAAGTATCGCATATGGCTCTACGCAACATCGCTGCTGCTGGTCGTCTTCCTGGTGATTCTTGGATTTCAGCTGCGCAAGCGCGCAGTGGCGCTGCGGCGGCAGGCGGCGTTCGAGCGCATGATCACGGATATCTCGATGGGCTTCATTAGCTCGCAGCATCACGAACTGGCGGCATCTGTTGAGCGGGCATTGCGCAGGCTCGCCAAATTCATCGAGGCGGATCGTGCTTATTTCGTGCTGGCGGAGCCAGCGATTGCTTATCAGTGGGCGCGGAACGGTGCGGAATTCCCAAAAGACTGGTCTGCACCAATGCTGGACCACGCGTTTCGGCTTGATGCGGGCAAGGACGGCATCATCCGCACCTCGGGCTTCACGCCGACGCACGCACCGGAGCGAGACTTGCTGGCGGCGACGGGCCTTCAGAGCTGGCTCTGCGTTCGCAGCATCGGCAAGCGGTCGGATGCGATCCTGGGCTTCGATGGCCTGAACGCGCGCGCCCTCGGTTCCCGGGAGGACAGTGCGCTGTTTCGCATGGCGTTCGATGCGATCGCCAACGCCGTGGACCGGGCACTGCTCGAACAGGAGAAAGAGAAGCTGGAGGCGAGCCTGCAGCGTGCCGAGCGGATGGAGACCATCGGCACCTTCGCCAGCGGCATCGCCCACAACTTCAACAACATCGTGGCTGCGATCCACGGCTACACCGAAATCGCCGAGACACGCATCGCGCTGGGCAAGGACCCGGGCAAGAGCCTGATCGAAATTCACCGCGCCAGCGAGCGGGCGCGCGAATTGGTGGATCAGATTCTGCGCTTCGGGCGCCGCGGCGAGGGCAGGCGGCGGGCCGTGTCCGTCAAGGCGCTGATCTGCGAAGCGACGTCGCTGCTTTCGGCCTCGCTGCCGCGGCATATTACGCTCGCTGTGACCGACACGTCCGACACGATCATGTTGTCGGGCGAGGCCGCGCAGCTACAGCAAGTCATCCTCAATCTCTGCAACAACGCCGCGCAGGCGATGACCGGTCCTGGCACCATCAATATCCATATCGGCGTAGAAGAGCTTACCCAAGCGCGTCAGGTTGGACGCAAATATTTGCCGCCGGGTCGCTACGCCACGGTTGCGATTTCCGATCCGGGCAAGGGCATGGATAAGTCGACGCTCGAGCGGGTCTTTGAACCGTTCTTCACCACACGCGCCGAAGGCAATGGCCTCGGTCTCGCAACGGTGCGGGAAATCGTCGAGGACCATAAAGGCGCTATCGAAGTGGAGAGCACGGTCGGCGTGGGCACGCGGTTCACGATCTGGCTCCCATCCACCGGCGCGCCCCATGTGATTGCGCCGCCTGCGCAGCACGGTGTATCCGAAGCTGATTTTGGCAGGGCCGTGATGGTGCTTGATCCCGATCAGGAACGTCTGCTGCGCCATGAGGAAATCGTGGCCGCGCTGGGCTTCGAGCCGATCGGCTTCACCACGTGCCGGGATGCTAAAGATGCGTGCCATTCGGGCAAGACCGACTTCGATGCAGCGCTGGTGTTTCATGAGACCGGCAGTTCTGCCCTTCATACCGCAGCCTTGCTACATGACGCCGCGCCCCAACTTCCGATTATCCTCGCGACCTCATCGACGCGCAATCTCGATGCATCGCAGCTTGCATCCTCCGGCGTCGTGGAGCTGGTGCGTTATCCGCTGACATCCACGGAATTGGCAAACGCACTGTCGCGCTGCCTGTCGCCATCCGCCGAGTTGGTCTGGCTCAGCCGGGATCACCGGGCCTGCACGTACCAACCGGCAGATGCGGCCAAAACGCAGATCGCGAGCGCAATCCGGAAATGA
- a CDS encoding putative ATPase/DNA-binding winged helix-turn-helix (wHTH) protein (product_source=COG3903/COG3710; cath_funfam=1.10.10.10,1.25.40.10,3.40.50.300; cog=COG3710,COG3903; pfam=PF00486; smart=SM00382; superfamily=46894,48452,52540) encodes MDSHSAQGIRFGPFRLLITERLLEKDGEPVALGSRALDILITLVERAGDVIDKKDLIARVWPNVTVDESSLRVHLAALRKVLGDGGAETRYIVNIPGRGYCFVAPIARQASATIAPPPAAKPQPSERSRRLPPRLMRMVGRDELIRELAGQIENRKLVTIHGPGGIGKTTTAIAIGHALLADFDGGVYFVDLGLISDPTLVPGSLASVLGIPVQSSDTGAAVVNFLRGRRTLLILDSCEHVIDMVAGLAERIIQEAPHVSIIATSREPLRSEGEHVHRLSPLQSPPDDAELTTEQTLSFPAAHLLVERAMASNHQFKLDDMDAPIVAEICRKLDGIALAIELAAGRISTHGLHETAALLDQRMKLLWRGRRTASPRHQTMTATLDWSYELISERERTVLRRLSIFVGAFTLEAAQAVASDDTLDLIEVTDALEQLASKSLISTANASEASTRYRLLDTTRAYARAKLDELGETPSVNRRHALYWQRRLERAHANKVIAGQSEASETRPEDLGNIRAALEYSLSEHGDHDLGIALAAAAAPLFTNFSLLSECYQWTGQALSLLSEDTRDTRYEMELQAAFGHAMMFTRGNSNKALAALTKGLQLAEQLKDRFYQFRLLSDLHMFRLRTGRFYDTLALAQRAKAVAEDIADPVGLSAAHRLLSSAHHLVGNQAEARTHLETWQPPPSQIADTSAFNAGRVPRIGLSRVLWLLGLPDQAVRAAEIADEDANHVKSPVPVCIVTIWGASVYSWIGDWTTVDARADRLIAFAQKYSLDPHIAVGIGIKGMVLIQRGETERGVTLLRDSLTKLRTDRYELYAPGLSLALAEGLGICGRVDDGLAVINETIAIVNSNGGSLDLPEQLRIKGTLLLLAGDQGAAEEAFRYSLDLAEKQSALSWQLRTATSLAHLKTRQGDGIAACETLANIYGRFTEGFDTTDLRAAKSLLNETSATRTAEALKPQASCPRRASSSPAEM; translated from the coding sequence ATGGACTCTCATTCAGCGCAAGGAATTCGTTTTGGCCCTTTTCGGCTGCTGATTACGGAGCGCCTCCTTGAGAAGGACGGCGAGCCGGTTGCGCTGGGAAGTCGTGCGCTCGATATCCTCATCACGCTGGTGGAGCGCGCGGGCGATGTCATCGACAAGAAAGACCTGATCGCGCGGGTCTGGCCCAACGTGACCGTGGACGAAAGCAGCCTGCGCGTTCACCTCGCTGCCTTACGCAAAGTTCTCGGCGACGGCGGCGCGGAGACTCGTTACATCGTCAACATTCCGGGCCGCGGCTATTGCTTCGTTGCGCCGATCGCGCGCCAAGCTTCCGCGACCATCGCTCCACCTCCCGCAGCGAAACCCCAACCATCCGAACGCTCCCGACGCCTGCCACCACGCCTGATGCGTATGGTCGGCCGCGACGAGTTGATCCGCGAACTTGCAGGACAAATCGAAAACCGCAAGCTAGTCACCATTCATGGCCCTGGCGGCATCGGCAAGACGACAACAGCCATCGCAATCGGCCATGCACTTCTCGCGGATTTCGACGGCGGCGTCTATTTCGTCGATCTCGGCCTGATCAGCGATCCCACGCTCGTACCTGGCTCGCTGGCGTCGGTGCTCGGCATTCCCGTGCAATCGAGCGACACCGGCGCTGCCGTCGTGAACTTTCTTCGCGGCCGCCGCACCCTGCTCATTCTCGACAGTTGCGAACATGTGATCGACATGGTCGCCGGCCTCGCGGAGCGCATCATCCAAGAGGCCCCGCATGTGAGCATCATCGCCACCAGTCGCGAACCGCTGCGCAGCGAGGGCGAGCATGTCCATCGGCTGTCACCACTGCAAAGCCCGCCGGACGATGCGGAGCTGACCACCGAGCAGACTCTGTCCTTTCCCGCCGCGCATCTCTTGGTCGAGCGGGCAATGGCGAGCAATCATCAATTCAAGCTCGACGATATGGATGCCCCGATCGTTGCGGAAATCTGCCGCAAGCTCGACGGCATTGCGCTTGCGATCGAACTCGCCGCCGGGCGCATCAGCACCCACGGCTTGCACGAGACCGCCGCTCTGCTCGACCAGCGCATGAAGCTGCTCTGGCGCGGCCGGCGTACGGCGTCGCCCCGCCACCAGACCATGACGGCGACGCTCGACTGGAGTTACGAGCTCATCAGCGAGCGTGAGCGCACCGTGCTGCGCCGGCTCTCTATCTTCGTCGGCGCCTTCACCCTCGAAGCCGCGCAGGCTGTCGCGTCCGACGACACGCTTGATCTCATCGAGGTGACGGATGCGCTGGAGCAACTGGCATCAAAATCTCTCATCTCGACCGCGAACGCTTCCGAAGCTTCCACGCGCTACCGCCTGCTCGACACCACGCGCGCCTATGCCCGCGCCAAGCTCGACGAGCTCGGCGAAACACCGTCCGTCAATCGGCGCCACGCGCTCTACTGGCAGCGCCGCCTTGAACGGGCCCATGCGAACAAAGTCATTGCAGGCCAGAGCGAGGCAAGCGAAACGCGGCCCGAAGATCTCGGTAACATTCGCGCGGCGCTCGAATACAGCCTGTCGGAGCACGGCGACCACGACCTCGGCATTGCACTGGCTGCCGCTGCTGCGCCGCTGTTCACGAATTTCTCACTGCTGAGCGAATGCTATCAGTGGACCGGACAGGCGCTGTCCCTTCTCAGCGAGGACACGCGCGATACGCGATACGAGATGGAGCTGCAGGCGGCGTTCGGTCACGCGATGATGTTCACGCGCGGCAACAGCAACAAGGCCCTGGCCGCGCTCACCAAAGGTCTTCAGCTCGCCGAACAGCTCAAGGATCGCTTCTATCAGTTCAGACTCTTGAGCGATCTGCATATGTTTCGCCTGCGGACCGGGCGGTTCTACGACACGCTTGCCCTCGCGCAGCGGGCAAAAGCCGTCGCCGAGGACATTGCCGATCCGGTCGGGCTGTCGGCTGCGCACCGGCTGCTCAGCAGCGCCCACCATCTCGTCGGCAATCAGGCCGAGGCCCGCACCCATCTGGAGACATGGCAACCGCCGCCATCGCAGATCGCGGATACTAGTGCGTTCAATGCCGGCCGCGTGCCGCGCATTGGGCTCAGCCGTGTGCTATGGCTGCTGGGCTTGCCGGATCAGGCGGTCCGCGCGGCGGAGATCGCCGACGAGGATGCCAACCACGTCAAAAGCCCCGTCCCTGTATGCATCGTCACCATCTGGGGCGCGTCGGTTTACAGTTGGATCGGCGACTGGACCACGGTGGACGCGCGCGCGGACCGGCTGATCGCCTTCGCACAGAAATATTCCCTCGATCCGCATATCGCCGTCGGCATCGGCATCAAGGGCATGGTGCTGATCCAGCGCGGCGAGACCGAGCGTGGCGTGACGCTGCTGCGCGACTCGCTGACCAAGCTGCGGACGGATCGTTATGAGCTGTATGCGCCCGGCCTCAGTCTCGCGCTGGCGGAAGGCCTCGGCATTTGCGGACGGGTGGACGACGGCCTAGCCGTCATTAACGAGACCATCGCGATCGTCAATTCGAACGGCGGCTCGCTTGATCTGCCGGAGCAGCTGCGCATCAAGGGCACGTTGCTGTTGCTGGCAGGAGATCAGGGCGCGGCGGAAGAGGCCTTCCGCTACTCGCTCGATCTTGCCGAAAAACAATCCGCCCTGTCGTGGCAGTTGCGCACGGCAACGAGTCTCGCCCATCTGAAAACCCGTCAGGGCGATGGCATTGCAGCGTGCGAGACGCTGGCGAATATCTACGGTCGGTTCACCGAAGGCTTCGACACGACCGACCTTCGCGCAGCCAAGAGTTTGCTGAATGAAACGAGCGCCACCCGGACCGCAGAGGCACTGAAGCCGCAGGCCTCGTGCCCGCGCCGCGCCAGCTCCAGCCCGGCTGAAATGTGA
- a CDS encoding NAD(P)-dependent dehydrogenase (short-subunit alcohol dehydrogenase family) (product_source=COG1028; cath_funfam=3.40.50.720; cog=COG1028; pfam=PF00106; superfamily=51735), with translation MRTWFITGASRGFGARIAELALARGDNVVATARNPNTVTNRLGEHSGFLPLPLDVTDEAQARTAAAAAIERFSRIDILLNNAGFGLMGAVEEATAAEVEHLYKTNVFGVLNVTRAILPHMRAQRSGRILNISSIGGYRAGPGFGVYCSTKFAVEGLSEALHHELAPLGIHVTVIEPGYFRTDFLDASSLSVSPVRIADYDGTAGQVRSRAASLNHDQPGDPDKLAATLVDFVDAPEPPVRLPLGSDTVAAIEAKHASDSAILARWRAVSVSTDFKQP, from the coding sequence ATGCGCACATGGTTCATCACCGGCGCGTCTCGCGGTTTCGGTGCACGCATCGCCGAACTCGCACTCGCCAGGGGCGACAATGTCGTCGCCACCGCACGCAACCCGAACACCGTCACCAATCGTCTCGGTGAACACAGCGGATTTTTGCCACTGCCGCTCGACGTCACCGACGAGGCGCAGGCGCGAACTGCCGCGGCTGCGGCTATCGAACGGTTTAGCCGCATCGACATCCTCCTCAACAACGCCGGCTTCGGCCTGATGGGGGCCGTCGAGGAAGCAACCGCAGCCGAGGTCGAGCACCTTTACAAGACCAACGTGTTCGGCGTGTTGAATGTCACCCGGGCGATCCTGCCGCACATGCGCGCGCAGCGTTCGGGCCGCATCCTCAACATCTCGTCGATCGGCGGATACCGTGCCGGTCCGGGATTTGGTGTCTATTGTTCGACGAAATTTGCCGTCGAAGGCTTGTCCGAAGCGCTCCATCACGAGCTTGCTCCGCTTGGAATCCACGTCACCGTGATCGAGCCAGGCTACTTCCGCACCGACTTCCTCGATGCGAGTTCGCTCTCGGTCAGCCCCGTGCGGATCGCAGATTATGATGGCACGGCGGGCCAGGTGCGCTCACGCGCCGCCAGCCTCAATCACGATCAGCCGGGCGACCCGGACAAGTTAGCGGCCACGCTTGTGGATTTCGTCGACGCGCCCGAACCGCCGGTCCGGCTACCGCTGGGCAGCGACACTGTCGCGGCCATCGAGGCCAAGCACGCCTCGGACAGCGCAATTCTTGCGCGCTGGCGTGCCGTATCCGTATCGACCGATTTCAAACAGCCCTGA
- a CDS encoding ketosteroid isomerase-like protein (product_source=COG3631; cleavage_site_network=SignalP-noTM; cog=COG3631; ko=KO:K06893; pfam=PF12680; superfamily=54427), with amino-acid sequence MLAPIITAMAVVLATSSGQTAMAQTEQNKETRNKAIVEEKFKAWANGTGSPYEILADNATWTITGNSLASKTYDSREAFMTEVIRPFNARMSVGLKPTIRNMYADRDTVIVFFDAKGTARDGQPYENTYAWFLDLKDGKVTKAAAFFDSVAFNDFWRRVQPAESTSR; translated from the coding sequence ATGCTTGCACCGATCATCACGGCCATGGCCGTCGTTCTTGCAACCTCATCGGGACAAACCGCAATGGCACAGACCGAGCAGAACAAAGAGACGCGCAACAAGGCGATCGTCGAGGAGAAGTTCAAGGCATGGGCCAATGGGACCGGCAGTCCCTATGAGATCCTTGCCGACAACGCGACATGGACCATTACCGGCAACTCGCTGGCGTCCAAGACGTACGACAGCCGCGAAGCCTTCATGACCGAAGTTATCCGGCCCTTCAACGCCCGCATGAGCGTGGGCCTGAAGCCGACGATCCGCAATATGTATGCGGATCGTGACACAGTAATCGTGTTCTTCGACGCCAAGGGCACGGCTCGCGATGGGCAGCCTTACGAGAACACATACGCCTGGTTTCTTGACCTCAAGGACGGCAAGGTGACAAAGGCGGCGGCGTTCTTCGACAGCGTGGCGTTCAACGACTTCTGGCGCCGCGTTCAGCCGGCCGAGAGCACATCGCGCTGA
- a CDS encoding NAD(P)-dependent dehydrogenase (short-subunit alcohol dehydrogenase family) (product_source=COG1028; cath_funfam=3.40.50.720; cog=COG1028; pfam=PF00106; superfamily=51735) has protein sequence MTKTILITGAGSGFGKGAAIGMAKDGYNIIATTHVASQVTPLREEAKAIGLKNFRVERLDLTDPYDMAYIQTFDIDVLWNNAGMGEAGPVFEMPLDLVRKNYEVNVFLPLQLTQGFVRKWIDAKKKAKIVFTSSMGGLFTPANWGVYVSTKHAIESVAEALQQELKAHGIKVQTINPGAYYTGYNETMADAPFRWLDDSKHVTRRADLRKEFDTFLSAPDGHLDAREMIGRMIEVVPADTGKFRNVVPKATEEMLKAHQLAAWENQI, from the coding sequence ATGACCAAGACCATTCTCATCACCGGCGCGGGCTCCGGCTTCGGCAAGGGTGCAGCCATCGGCATGGCCAAGGACGGCTACAACATCATCGCGACCACTCACGTTGCATCCCAAGTGACGCCGCTGCGTGAAGAAGCCAAGGCGATCGGCCTCAAGAACTTCCGCGTCGAGCGGCTCGACCTTACCGATCCTTACGACATGGCCTACATACAGACCTTCGACATCGACGTGCTGTGGAACAACGCCGGCATGGGCGAAGCTGGCCCGGTGTTCGAAATGCCGCTCGATCTCGTGCGCAAGAACTACGAGGTCAACGTCTTCCTTCCGCTGCAACTCACCCAAGGATTCGTACGCAAATGGATCGACGCCAAGAAGAAGGCCAAGATCGTTTTCACCTCTTCAATGGGCGGCCTGTTCACGCCGGCCAATTGGGGCGTCTACGTCTCCACAAAGCACGCCATTGAATCCGTTGCCGAAGCACTGCAGCAGGAATTGAAGGCGCACGGTATCAAGGTGCAGACCATCAACCCCGGCGCCTATTATACCGGCTACAACGAGACGATGGCCGATGCGCCGTTCCGCTGGCTTGACGACAGCAAACACGTCACCCGCCGCGCCGATCTGCGCAAGGAATTCGACACCTTCCTGTCGGCGCCTGATGGACACCTCGATGCGCGCGAGATGATCGGCCGCATGATCGAAGTCGTCCCCGCCGACACCGGCAAATTCCGTAACGTCGTACCGAAAGCGACCGAGGAGATGCTGAAGGCGCATCAGCTCGCCGCATGGGAGAACCAGATCTAA
- a CDS encoding uncharacterized protein GlcG (DUF336 family) (product_source=COG3193; cog=COG3193; pfam=PF03928; superfamily=143744), whose translation MHLTSHEAQTIIDGAEAKARQIGLAVVIAVLDAGAHLKAFRRMDGAVLGSIDIATRKASTAVLFQANSEAVWEYCKPGAPAPGLELTNGGLATFGGGIPLMGADGTLIGALGISGGAVSQDVEVAQAAHAAFKALSS comes from the coding sequence ATGCACCTCACCTCCCACGAAGCCCAAACCATCATCGATGGCGCGGAAGCCAAGGCCCGCCAGATTGGACTGGCCGTGGTCATCGCCGTGCTTGATGCCGGCGCGCACCTTAAGGCATTCCGCCGCATGGACGGCGCGGTGCTCGGCTCGATCGACATTGCGACACGCAAGGCGTCCACCGCCGTCCTGTTTCAGGCCAACAGCGAAGCGGTCTGGGAATACTGCAAGCCGGGCGCGCCTGCGCCGGGTCTTGAATTGACCAATGGCGGTCTCGCCACGTTCGGCGGCGGCATTCCGCTCATGGGCGCGGACGGCACACTCATCGGCGCTCTCGGCATTTCCGGCGGCGCCGTCTCGCAGGACGTCGAAGTAGCCCAAGCGGCCCACGCGGCGTTCAAAGCTCTCTCCTCCTGA